In the genome of Terriglobia bacterium, one region contains:
- a CDS encoding response regulator transcription factor: protein METVLVVEDSRAMQRTLQRLFLADALDVQIASDGVAGLEAFRRQAPSVVVLDLKLPGISGKELCREFKNLNSSVPIVVLSANSEVEDKVLLLELGADDYVTKPFSPRELLARVRRAMRRGSETPANAQPGKARETFSFGDVRIDFTSMEVMRAGRPVTMTAQEFKVVRFFSKSPGRVISRDELLNEVWGYQNYPSTRTVDNHILRLRHKLEPDPANPRYFLTLHGLGYKFVPNGVASPLQD from the coding sequence ATGGAAACCGTCTTAGTAGTCGAGGATAGCCGGGCCATGCAGCGCACACTCCAACGCTTGTTCCTGGCTGACGCTCTTGATGTGCAAATCGCTTCCGACGGTGTCGCTGGGTTGGAGGCATTTCGGCGTCAAGCGCCATCGGTCGTGGTGCTCGATCTCAAACTCCCCGGGATCTCGGGAAAAGAACTCTGCCGCGAATTCAAGAACCTGAACAGTTCCGTCCCGATCGTGGTGCTTAGCGCCAATTCCGAAGTCGAAGACAAGGTTCTGCTGCTCGAACTGGGAGCCGACGACTATGTGACCAAACCTTTCAGTCCACGCGAACTACTTGCGCGTGTGCGGAGAGCAATGCGGCGAGGCTCCGAAACACCCGCGAACGCGCAACCGGGAAAGGCACGCGAAACGTTCTCTTTCGGTGATGTACGAATCGACTTCACAAGCATGGAAGTTATGCGGGCTGGGCGCCCGGTTACGATGACGGCGCAGGAGTTCAAGGTGGTCCGCTTCTTCTCAAAGTCGCCGGGGCGAGTCATATCGAGGGACGAACTGCTGAATGAGGTTTGGGGATATCAGAACTATCCTTCGACTCGAACGGTAGATAACCACATCCTTCGTTTGCGTCACAAACTAGAACCGGATCCGGCTAACCCGCGGTATTTTCTGACGCTGCATGGGTTAGGGTACAAATTCGTTCCCAACGGAGTGGCTTCTCCATTGCAAGATTGA